Proteins encoded together in one Mauremys reevesii isolate NIE-2019 linkage group 11, ASM1616193v1, whole genome shotgun sequence window:
- the LOC120375032 gene encoding glycerol-3-phosphate dehydrogenase 1-like protein isoform X1 yields the protein MPAHLLNDRSNPHVKGPPAAADTRGSGQRAGSRGAGGACRLGSAHTALPRPHALTGGRLSNAEAPSRCCATGFLVGAIGDKPQPLPQQGAGAATMPALKVCIVGSGNWGSAIAKIIGKNIQKSNRFDPVVKMWVFEEIINGRKLTEIINKEHENVKYLPGHTLPKNVVAVADVVEASAGADVFIFVIPHQFITRICDQIVGHIKPGAFGISLIKGVDEGAEGLKLISDIIREKLKIEVSVLMGANIASEVADEKFCETTIGCKNEKHGQIFKELMQTPNFRITVVDDCDTVEICGALKNIVAVGAGFCDGLDFGDNTKAAVIRLGLMEMVAFAKLFCRGSVSIATFLESCGVADLITTCYGGRNRKVAEAFVRTGKSIEELEKEMLNGQKLQGPQTSAEVYKMLKQKNMIDKFPLFSTVYQICYEGRLVQEFISCLQNHPQHM from the exons GGGccgcctgctgctgctgacaCCCGGGGGAGCGGCCAGCGAGCGGGCTCTCGGGGCGCAGGCGGGGCTTGCAGGTTGGGGAGCGCTCACACCGCCCTCCCGCGGCCACACGCACTGACGGGCGGAAGATTGAGCAACGCGGAGGCACCGAGCCGCTGCTGCGCCACCGGGTTTCTGGTCGGTGCCATCGGAGACAAGCCCCAGCCATTGCCCCAGCAGGGCGCGGGAGCCGCCACCATGCCCGCGCTGAAAGTCTGCATCGTCGGCTCTGGAAACTG GGGGTCTGCTATTGCAAAAATTATTGGCAAAAATATCCAGAAATCCAACAGGTTTGATCCTGTTGTGAAGATGTGGGTGTTTGAAGAAATCATAAATGGGAGGAAACTCACAGAGATCATAAACAAAGAGCATGAAAATGTGAAGTATCTTCCAGGACATACGTTACCTAAAAATGTG GTGGCTGTAGCAGATGTCGTTGAAGCATCGGCTGGGGCAGATGTTTTCATCTTTGTTATACCCCATCAGTTCATTACACGAATTTGTGACCAGATTGTTGGTCACATAAAACCTGGAGCATTCGGCATTTCACTGATCAAG GGGGTTGACGAGGGTGCCGAGGGCTTGAAGCTCATCTCAGACATCATTCGAGAGAAACTGAAGATAGAAGTCAGCGTGCTCATGGGGGCCAATATAGCCAGTGAAGTGGCTGATGAGAAGTTCTGTGAAACCACCATTG GGTGCAAAAATGAAAAGCATGGGCAGATCTTTAAAGAATTAATGCAGACCCCAAATTTCAGGATTACCGTGGTGGATGACTGTGATACAGTGGAGATCTGCGGAGCCTTAAAA AACATAGTAGCAGTCGGAGCTGGATTCTGCGATGGATTGGACTTTGGCGACAATACTAAAGCAGCAGTCATTCGTTTGGGCCTCATGGAAATGGTAGCCTTTGCAAAGCTGTTCTGCAGGGGTTCAGTATCGATAGCTACTTTTCTGGAGAGCTGCGGTGTTGCTGATCTAATCACTACATGCTACGGGGGGCGCAACAGGAAAGTAGCTGAAGCCTTTGTGCGGACAGGAAAA TCTATTGAGGAACTGGAAAAAGAGATGCTGAATGGACAAAAGCTACAAGGTCCTCAGACTTCAGCTGAAGTCTATAAGATGCTGAAACAGAAAAACATGATTGATAA GTTCCCATTGTTCTCAACTGTCTACCAGATCTGCTATGAGGGTAGGTTGGTCCAAGAATTCATCTCTTGTCTACAGAATCATCCACAACACATGTAA
- the LOC120375032 gene encoding glycerol-3-phosphate dehydrogenase [NAD(+)], cytoplasmic-like isoform X2: protein MPALKVCIVGSGNWGSAIAKIIGKNIQKSNRFDPVVKMWVFEEIINGRKLTEIINKEHENVKYLPGHTLPKNVVAVADVVEASAGADVFIFVIPHQFITRICDQIVGHIKPGAFGISLIKGVDEGAEGLKLISDIIREKLKIEVSVLMGANIASEVADEKFCETTIGCKNEKHGQIFKELMQTPNFRITVVDDCDTVEICGALKNIVAVGAGFCDGLDFGDNTKAAVIRLGLMEMVAFAKLFCRGSVSIATFLESCGVADLITTCYGGRNRKVAEAFVRTGKSIEELEKEMLNGQKLQGPQTSAEVYKMLKQKNMIDKFPLFSTVYQICYEGRLVQEFISCLQNHPQHM from the exons ATGCCCGCGCTGAAAGTCTGCATCGTCGGCTCTGGAAACTG GGGGTCTGCTATTGCAAAAATTATTGGCAAAAATATCCAGAAATCCAACAGGTTTGATCCTGTTGTGAAGATGTGGGTGTTTGAAGAAATCATAAATGGGAGGAAACTCACAGAGATCATAAACAAAGAGCATGAAAATGTGAAGTATCTTCCAGGACATACGTTACCTAAAAATGTG GTGGCTGTAGCAGATGTCGTTGAAGCATCGGCTGGGGCAGATGTTTTCATCTTTGTTATACCCCATCAGTTCATTACACGAATTTGTGACCAGATTGTTGGTCACATAAAACCTGGAGCATTCGGCATTTCACTGATCAAG GGGGTTGACGAGGGTGCCGAGGGCTTGAAGCTCATCTCAGACATCATTCGAGAGAAACTGAAGATAGAAGTCAGCGTGCTCATGGGGGCCAATATAGCCAGTGAAGTGGCTGATGAGAAGTTCTGTGAAACCACCATTG GGTGCAAAAATGAAAAGCATGGGCAGATCTTTAAAGAATTAATGCAGACCCCAAATTTCAGGATTACCGTGGTGGATGACTGTGATACAGTGGAGATCTGCGGAGCCTTAAAA AACATAGTAGCAGTCGGAGCTGGATTCTGCGATGGATTGGACTTTGGCGACAATACTAAAGCAGCAGTCATTCGTTTGGGCCTCATGGAAATGGTAGCCTTTGCAAAGCTGTTCTGCAGGGGTTCAGTATCGATAGCTACTTTTCTGGAGAGCTGCGGTGTTGCTGATCTAATCACTACATGCTACGGGGGGCGCAACAGGAAAGTAGCTGAAGCCTTTGTGCGGACAGGAAAA TCTATTGAGGAACTGGAAAAAGAGATGCTGAATGGACAAAAGCTACAAGGTCCTCAGACTTCAGCTGAAGTCTATAAGATGCTGAAACAGAAAAACATGATTGATAA GTTCCCATTGTTCTCAACTGTCTACCAGATCTGCTATGAGGGTAGGTTGGTCCAAGAATTCATCTCTTGTCTACAGAATCATCCACAACACATGTAA
- the LOC120375032 gene encoding glycerol-3-phosphate dehydrogenase [NAD(+)], cytoplasmic-like isoform X3 produces the protein MSRGSAIAKIIGKNIQKSNRFDPVVKMWVFEEIINGRKLTEIINKEHENVKYLPGHTLPKNVVAVADVVEASAGADVFIFVIPHQFITRICDQIVGHIKPGAFGISLIKGVDEGAEGLKLISDIIREKLKIEVSVLMGANIASEVADEKFCETTIGCKNEKHGQIFKELMQTPNFRITVVDDCDTVEICGALKNIVAVGAGFCDGLDFGDNTKAAVIRLGLMEMVAFAKLFCRGSVSIATFLESCGVADLITTCYGGRNRKVAEAFVRTGKSIEELEKEMLNGQKLQGPQTSAEVYKMLKQKNMIDKFPLFSTVYQICYEGRLVQEFISCLQNHPQHM, from the exons GGGGTCTGCTATTGCAAAAATTATTGGCAAAAATATCCAGAAATCCAACAGGTTTGATCCTGTTGTGAAGATGTGGGTGTTTGAAGAAATCATAAATGGGAGGAAACTCACAGAGATCATAAACAAAGAGCATGAAAATGTGAAGTATCTTCCAGGACATACGTTACCTAAAAATGTG GTGGCTGTAGCAGATGTCGTTGAAGCATCGGCTGGGGCAGATGTTTTCATCTTTGTTATACCCCATCAGTTCATTACACGAATTTGTGACCAGATTGTTGGTCACATAAAACCTGGAGCATTCGGCATTTCACTGATCAAG GGGGTTGACGAGGGTGCCGAGGGCTTGAAGCTCATCTCAGACATCATTCGAGAGAAACTGAAGATAGAAGTCAGCGTGCTCATGGGGGCCAATATAGCCAGTGAAGTGGCTGATGAGAAGTTCTGTGAAACCACCATTG GGTGCAAAAATGAAAAGCATGGGCAGATCTTTAAAGAATTAATGCAGACCCCAAATTTCAGGATTACCGTGGTGGATGACTGTGATACAGTGGAGATCTGCGGAGCCTTAAAA AACATAGTAGCAGTCGGAGCTGGATTCTGCGATGGATTGGACTTTGGCGACAATACTAAAGCAGCAGTCATTCGTTTGGGCCTCATGGAAATGGTAGCCTTTGCAAAGCTGTTCTGCAGGGGTTCAGTATCGATAGCTACTTTTCTGGAGAGCTGCGGTGTTGCTGATCTAATCACTACATGCTACGGGGGGCGCAACAGGAAAGTAGCTGAAGCCTTTGTGCGGACAGGAAAA TCTATTGAGGAACTGGAAAAAGAGATGCTGAATGGACAAAAGCTACAAGGTCCTCAGACTTCAGCTGAAGTCTATAAGATGCTGAAACAGAAAAACATGATTGATAA GTTCCCATTGTTCTCAACTGTCTACCAGATCTGCTATGAGGGTAGGTTGGTCCAAGAATTCATCTCTTGTCTACAGAATCATCCACAACACATGTAA